In the Deinococcus yavapaiensis KR-236 genome, one interval contains:
- a CDS encoding YqeG family HAD IIIA-type phosphatase, with translation MSLLRPQLIIDHVTEITPSFLASRGLRGIILDLDNTLVAYGSYEHDHAMQAWASALLKAGVRLYLLSNARRSRVRFWSGHFGFAGKGLASKPIPRGFRKAVRHIGLQPTEVAMVGDQLFTDVLGGNLAGMFTILVRPLADNALPHTKLARRFERLVLSRYQDLLPRPVPSSHPSSLKSARRAEWPHRRS, from the coding sequence ATGAGCTTGCTGCGACCCCAACTCATCATCGATCACGTCACGGAAATCACGCCGAGCTTTTTGGCATCGCGTGGTCTGCGCGGCATCATCCTCGACCTCGACAACACTCTCGTCGCGTACGGCTCTTACGAGCACGATCACGCGATGCAGGCGTGGGCGAGCGCGCTGCTCAAGGCGGGCGTGCGCTTGTACTTGCTGTCGAACGCGCGACGTTCACGCGTGCGCTTCTGGTCGGGACACTTCGGCTTCGCGGGCAAAGGCTTGGCGAGCAAACCGATTCCGCGCGGATTTCGGAAGGCGGTGCGTCACATCGGCCTTCAGCCGACCGAAGTGGCGATGGTGGGCGATCAGTTGTTCACGGACGTCCTCGGCGGCAACCTCGCCGGGATGTTCACGATTCTCGTGCGGCCCCTCGCCGACAACGCTTTGCCGCACACCAAGCTCGCGCGCCGCTTCGAGCGACTCGTGTTGAGTCGCTATCAAGATTTGCTGCCCCGACCGGTGCCTTCGTCGCATCCATCTTCTCTCAAGTCCGCGCGGCGCGCGGAGTGGCCGCATCGGAGGTCTTGA
- a CDS encoding molybdopterin oxidoreductase, with protein MHVGNYLGLVHGSEERLVDVLRKVARHHRDEPDVEQTCLLLAAWSEKHLKFLRPLVEKYGEEKNPEPDDLEVALFHGPRTGSLGLLRDLHDLWLMSNEVQLCWTVLEQAAQALRDDDLERVCKECGKETKRQTAFFLTRIKQAAPQALVVA; from the coding sequence ATGCACGTCGGCAATTACCTCGGCCTCGTCCACGGCAGCGAGGAGCGATTGGTGGACGTTCTGCGCAAAGTCGCTCGGCATCATCGAGACGAACCGGACGTCGAGCAGACTTGCTTGCTGCTCGCCGCGTGGTCCGAAAAGCACCTGAAGTTCCTCCGGCCCCTCGTGGAGAAGTACGGCGAGGAAAAGAACCCCGAGCCCGACGACTTGGAAGTCGCGCTGTTCCACGGGCCGCGCACCGGCAGTTTGGGCTTGCTTCGCGATCTGCACGACTTGTGGCTTATGTCGAACGAGGTGCAGCTTTGCTGGACGGTGTTGGAGCAGGCCGCGCAGGCGTTGCGTGACGACGATCTCGAACGCGTCTGCAAGGAGTGCGGCAAGGAGACGAAGCGTCAGACGGCGTTCTTCCTGACGCGCATCAAGCAGGCCGCGCCGCAAGCCCTCGTGGTGGCTTGA
- a CDS encoding molybdopterin oxidoreductase family protein yields MTQTRDSINDIWGARTPHGADASWPERVDEHITDTPDRWVRGTCVLCSNGCGLDIGVKDGRIVGVRGLATDVTNKGRLGPKGLHGWVANNAEDRLTRPLIRRDGRLQEATWDEAMELVVRRSKEIVEQHTSGAVGFYTSGQLFLEEYYTLAVIGKAGLGTPHMDGNTRLCTATAAAALKESFGSDGQPGAYEDLDVTDTIMHVGHNVASQQTVLWMRILDRLAGPNPPKLIVIDPRRTFTAEKATVHLAPRVGTNVALLNGLIRLVIEAGAVDRDFLDAHTVGYDALKKTVETYTPERVEELTGVPARDVRAAGEILATTRTLVSTVLQGVYQSMQATAAAVQVNNLHLVRGLIGKPGSGILQMNGQPTSQNTRETGADGDLPGFRNWGNPDHIRQLAKLWNVPVNKIPHWSPPTHAMQIWRYCETGSIKFLWIQATNPAVSLPELGRIRRILQKEDLFVVVQDAFMTETARLADVVLPAAIWGEKTGTFTNVSRTVHISCKAVEPPGEARSDLDIFLDYARRMDFRDQDGSPLIRWDDARGAFEAWKECTRGRPCDYTGLTYEKLLAGSGIPWPVNERHPDGTLRLYTDGVFPTGADEAETYGQDFDTGASVTAEEYRANDPKGRALIKPAEHQEPHEVPDDAYPLWFTTGRQVYHFHTRTKTGRARALAEAAPDAFVQLSQEDAQRYGIEQDDWVLVESRRGAIIERARIGNIEPGLVFVPWHYGSWDDPSRPRAANELTLTEWDPVSKQPHYKYAAVRISRYDAKDALPPMGLMSRTIDAARGLIGRHGDEAASAKSEFARPKTTQRVDG; encoded by the coding sequence ATGACGCAGACACGCGACAGCATCAACGACATTTGGGGCGCCCGCACCCCGCACGGTGCCGACGCATCTTGGCCCGAGCGCGTCGACGAGCACATCACCGACACGCCGGACCGCTGGGTGCGAGGAACCTGTGTGCTGTGCTCCAATGGGTGCGGGCTCGACATCGGCGTGAAGGACGGACGCATCGTCGGCGTGCGCGGCCTCGCCACGGACGTCACCAACAAGGGGCGCCTCGGCCCCAAGGGGTTGCACGGCTGGGTCGCGAACAACGCCGAGGACCGCCTCACCCGGCCCCTGATTCGCCGGGACGGACGACTTCAGGAAGCCACTTGGGACGAGGCGATGGAGCTCGTCGTGCGCCGCTCGAAAGAGATCGTCGAGCAGCACACGAGCGGCGCGGTCGGCTTCTACACCTCGGGTCAGCTCTTCTTGGAGGAGTACTACACGCTGGCCGTGATCGGCAAGGCCGGGCTGGGCACGCCTCACATGGACGGCAACACGCGGTTGTGCACGGCCACCGCCGCCGCCGCCCTCAAGGAGTCGTTCGGGTCGGACGGGCAGCCGGGCGCGTACGAGGACCTCGACGTGACCGACACGATTATGCACGTCGGGCACAACGTCGCCTCGCAGCAGACGGTGTTGTGGATGCGCATCCTCGATCGACTCGCCGGGCCGAATCCACCGAAGCTCATCGTGATCGACCCTCGGCGTACCTTCACCGCCGAGAAGGCCACCGTGCACCTCGCGCCGAGGGTCGGGACGAACGTGGCGCTCCTCAACGGTCTCATTCGTCTCGTCATCGAGGCCGGAGCGGTCGACCGGGACTTCCTCGACGCGCATACCGTCGGATACGACGCGCTGAAGAAGACCGTCGAGACTTACACGCCCGAGCGGGTCGAGGAGCTCACGGGCGTGCCCGCGCGTGACGTGCGCGCCGCCGGGGAGATCCTCGCGACGACGCGTACCCTCGTCTCCACGGTGCTGCAAGGCGTGTACCAGTCCATGCAGGCGACGGCCGCCGCCGTGCAGGTCAACAACCTGCACCTCGTGCGCGGCCTCATCGGAAAGCCGGGCAGCGGCATCTTGCAGATGAACGGTCAGCCCACGTCGCAGAACACCCGCGAGACGGGCGCGGACGGCGACCTGCCCGGCTTTCGCAACTGGGGTAACCCCGATCACATCCGTCAGCTCGCCAAGCTTTGGAACGTCCCGGTCAACAAGATTCCGCACTGGTCGCCGCCGACGCACGCGATGCAAATCTGGCGGTACTGCGAGACGGGCAGCATCAAGTTCTTGTGGATCCAGGCGACCAATCCTGCCGTGTCCTTGCCGGAGTTGGGTCGAATCCGCCGCATCCTTCAGAAGGAAGACTTGTTCGTGGTCGTGCAGGACGCGTTCATGACCGAGACCGCCCGCCTCGCCGACGTGGTGCTACCCGCCGCGATCTGGGGCGAGAAGACCGGCACCTTCACGAATGTGAGCCGCACCGTGCACATCTCGTGCAAGGCCGTCGAGCCGCCCGGTGAGGCCCGGAGTGACCTCGACATCTTCTTGGACTACGCGCGCCGCATGGATTTCCGCGATCAGGACGGCTCGCCGCTGATTCGCTGGGACGACGCGCGGGGCGCCTTCGAGGCGTGGAAGGAGTGCACGCGTGGCCGACCTTGCGACTACACGGGCTTGACGTACGAGAAGCTTCTGGCGGGCAGCGGCATTCCCTGGCCCGTGAACGAGCGTCACCCTGACGGGACTCTGCGGCTTTATACCGACGGCGTCTTCCCCACCGGGGCGGACGAGGCGGAAACATACGGGCAGGACTTCGACACGGGCGCTTCCGTCACGGCCGAGGAATACCGCGCGAACGACCCGAAGGGCCGCGCGCTCATCAAGCCCGCCGAACACCAGGAACCGCACGAGGTGCCCGACGACGCGTACCCGCTATGGTTCACGACGGGACGGCAGGTCTATCACTTTCACACGCGCACGAAGACCGGCCGGGCGCGCGCCTTGGCGGAGGCGGCGCCGGACGCGTTCGTGCAGCTTTCGCAGGAGGACGCCCAACGGTACGGCATCGAGCAGGACGACTGGGTGCTCGTGGAGTCCCGCCGAGGCGCGATCATCGAACGGGCGCGGATCGGGAACATCGAGCCGGGCCTCGTGTTCGTTCCGTGGCACTACGGCTCTTGGGACGATCCGAGCCGTCCGCGCGCCGCAAACGAGCTGACCCTCACCGAGTGGGATCCCGTGAGCAAGCAGCCGCACTACAAGTACGCGGCGGTGCGGATCAGTCGGTACGACGCGAAGGACGCCTTGCCTCCCATGGGCCTGATGAGCCGCACGATCGACGCCGCGCGTGGTCTGATCGGGAGGCACGGCGACGAGGCGGCGTCCGCGAAGTCCGAATTCGCGCGTCCGAAGACGACGCAGAGGGTGGACGGATGA
- a CDS encoding SufE family protein — protein MTDAAMPAKLDGIVKMFKSLPKGMRLQALLEYSKKLPALPAEYKDHPERMEQVPECVSPFFLATTVEGGHVNMYFDVPAEAPTVRGFASILSEGLGGGSPQDVLNVPDTFYYDMGLSDLITPNRLNGMHAILRRLKNQVREHA, from the coding sequence ATGACCGACGCCGCCATGCCCGCCAAACTCGACGGGATCGTCAAGATGTTCAAGAGCCTTCCGAAAGGAATGCGTTTACAAGCCCTGTTAGAGTACTCCAAAAAGCTTCCCGCCTTGCCCGCCGAGTACAAGGACCATCCCGAGCGCATGGAGCAGGTGCCCGAGTGCGTCAGCCCGTTCTTCCTCGCCACCACGGTCGAAGGCGGCCACGTGAACATGTACTTCGACGTTCCCGCCGAAGCGCCCACCGTGCGCGGGTTCGCCAGTATCCTCTCCGAAGGGCTCGGCGGCGGCTCGCCTCAAGACGTCCTGAACGTTCCCGACACCTTCTACTACGACATGGGCCTCTCCGATCTCATCACGCCGAACCGACTCAACGGCATGCACGCGATCTTGCGGCGCCTCAAAAACCAAGTGCGCGAGCACGCGTAA
- a CDS encoding type II/IV secretion system protein, whose protein sequence is MALSIGDRRLGAILLEQGYVNDSDLQRALDRHSEVGGRLSDILIDAGMVGERRIARAIEEALGIPLVNLSVLQPSAEALASLPAAGAQQHQAVPFALASGTLRVAFVDPLNSLAVEAVEDETGYIVEPYQALREQVMWALATFYPELGLQVAPPEEVKEAAHERLGARLVRRGYVTQRELEAALEAQQQSEESLGQILVKLGSISEEQLYQMLAEQAGAIFIRNPRDYEPSEALLGLLLRADALRLSAVPIEEQGGVVTIVTSDPRKRDDIEAAIGKPVQLALARPNDIESLIERLYPQRGRLGETLVQQGSLSRAQLRDALQVQAREGKVKPLGEVIVELGYAGSEEVDQALQRQHSGGGRLEDTLVQSGKISPEMLARSLAVQLGYEFIDPNQAMPDPSVALLVPEATARRYTVVPIRMEGSALVVAMKDPRNVFALDDLRLIVGREIVPAVMAEKEITRLIERYFGSSDMAKLNKELAANAKAKEVAREEVDLSVLDDNAVVRVVDNIIREAALQDASDVHIEPSETSVKVRLRVDGTLREYQELPKAAAPSIVARIKIIGGLDIAERRVPQDGRVRFKRGSIDIDLRLSTLPTVYGEKAVMRLLQKASNIPEVEQLGFSEHNFQRFIDIIEKPYGIFLITGPTGSGKSFTTFSVLKRIATPDVNTTTVEDPVEYEIPGINQTQVNVAAGLTFARALRSFLRQDPDIIMVGEIRDSETAKIATEAALTGHLVIATLHTNDAPGAVTRLEEMGVETFNISAALIGVLGQRLVRKICADCKIETTPDPEVLRKLGIDETALTTGKLYRGAGCPRCNGTGYRGRMAIHELMAVDEPVRRAIVAGKSATDIRDVAKSDSAMRTLREDGLEKALQGLTTLEEILGNTNA, encoded by the coding sequence GTGGCTCTTTCCATTGGTGACCGTCGTCTCGGCGCGATTTTGCTCGAGCAGGGGTACGTCAACGACTCGGACTTGCAGCGTGCGCTCGATCGTCACAGCGAGGTCGGCGGACGTTTGAGCGACATCCTGATCGACGCGGGGATGGTCGGCGAGCGGCGCATCGCGCGCGCCATCGAAGAAGCGCTCGGGATTCCACTCGTGAACTTGTCGGTTCTGCAGCCGTCTGCCGAAGCGCTGGCGTCCCTGCCCGCCGCCGGAGCGCAGCAGCATCAAGCCGTGCCGTTCGCCCTCGCGAGCGGCACGTTGCGCGTCGCGTTCGTCGATCCGCTCAACTCGCTCGCCGTGGAAGCCGTGGAGGACGAGACGGGGTACATCGTCGAGCCCTACCAAGCGCTGCGCGAGCAGGTGATGTGGGCGCTCGCGACGTTCTACCCGGAGTTGGGCTTGCAAGTCGCGCCTCCCGAAGAAGTGAAGGAGGCCGCGCACGAACGGCTCGGCGCGCGCCTCGTTCGGCGCGGCTACGTCACGCAGCGCGAGTTGGAAGCGGCGCTGGAGGCGCAGCAGCAAAGCGAGGAGTCGCTCGGGCAGATTCTCGTGAAGCTCGGTTCGATCTCTGAGGAGCAACTGTACCAGATGCTCGCGGAGCAGGCGGGCGCGATCTTCATTCGCAATCCGCGCGATTACGAACCCAGCGAGGCGTTGCTGGGCCTGCTCTTGCGGGCGGACGCGCTGCGTTTGTCGGCGGTGCCGATCGAGGAGCAGGGCGGCGTCGTCACGATCGTTACGTCGGATCCGCGCAAGCGCGACGACATCGAAGCGGCGATCGGCAAGCCGGTGCAACTCGCGCTCGCTCGTCCGAACGACATCGAGAGCCTCATCGAGCGGCTGTATCCGCAGCGAGGCCGCCTCGGCGAGACGCTCGTGCAGCAAGGGTCGCTGTCGCGCGCGCAGTTGCGAGACGCGCTGCAGGTGCAGGCGCGCGAAGGCAAGGTCAAACCGCTCGGGGAAGTCATCGTGGAGCTCGGTTATGCCGGCTCGGAGGAAGTCGATCAGGCGCTGCAACGGCAGCACTCGGGCGGTGGACGCCTGGAGGACACGCTCGTCCAGTCGGGCAAGATCAGCCCGGAGATGCTCGCGCGCTCGCTCGCCGTGCAGCTCGGCTACGAGTTCATCGACCCGAATCAAGCGATGCCCGATCCGTCCGTGGCGCTGCTCGTGCCGGAAGCAACGGCGCGCCGCTACACGGTGGTGCCCATTCGCATGGAGGGCAGCGCGCTCGTCGTGGCGATGAAAGATCCGCGCAACGTCTTCGCCCTCGACGATTTGCGCCTCATCGTGGGCCGCGAGATCGTCCCGGCGGTCATGGCCGAGAAGGAGATCACGCGCCTCATCGAGCGTTACTTCGGCTCGTCGGACATGGCCAAGCTCAACAAGGAGCTCGCCGCGAACGCCAAGGCGAAGGAAGTCGCGCGCGAAGAAGTCGACTTGTCCGTGCTCGACGACAACGCGGTCGTGCGCGTCGTGGACAACATCATTCGCGAGGCGGCGCTGCAGGACGCGTCGGACGTTCACATCGAGCCGTCGGAGACCTCGGTGAAGGTCCGTCTGCGTGTCGACGGAACGTTGCGCGAATATCAGGAGTTGCCCAAAGCGGCCGCTCCCAGCATCGTCGCGCGCATCAAGATCATCGGCGGACTCGACATCGCCGAGCGCCGCGTTCCGCAGGACGGCCGCGTGCGTTTCAAGCGTGGCTCGATCGACATCGATCTTCGTCTCTCGACCTTGCCTACGGTGTACGGCGAGAAGGCCGTGATGCGCCTCTTGCAAAAGGCGAGCAACATTCCCGAAGTCGAGCAGCTCGGCTTCTCGGAGCACAACTTCCAACGCTTCATCGACATCATCGAAAAGCCGTACGGCATCTTCCTCATCACCGGTCCGACCGGCTCGGGCAAGTCGTTCACGACCTTCTCGGTCCTCAAGCGCATCGCGACGCCCGACGTGAACACCACGACCGTCGAAGACCCCGTCGAGTACGAGATTCCCGGCATCAACCAGACGCAGGTGAACGTCGCGGCGGGCTTGACGTTCGCGCGGGCTTTGCGATCGTTCTTGCGTCAAGACCCCGACATCATCATGGTCGGCGAAATTCGTGACTCGGAAACGGCGAAGATCGCGACGGAAGCGGCCCTCACGGGACACCTCGTGATCGCGACGCTGCACACCAACGACGCGCCGGGCGCTGTGACGCGCCTCGAGGAGATGGGCGTCGAGACGTTCAACATCTCGGCGGCGCTCATCGGGGTGCTGGGACAGCGTCTCGTGCGCAAGATCTGTGCGGACTGCAAGATCGAGACGACGCCCGATCCCGAGGTGCTGCGCAAGCTGGGCATCGACGAGACCGCGCTCACCACCGGCAAGTTGTACCGAGGCGCGGGTTGCCCACGCTGCAACGGCACGGGTTACCGTGGACGAATGGCGATTCACGAATTGATGGCCGTCGACGAGCCGGTGCGCCGCGCGATCGTCGCCGGGAAGTCGGCCACGGACATCCGCGACGTCGCCAAGTCCGACTCGGCGATGAGGACGCTGCGGGAAGACGGGCTGGAGAAGGCCTTGCAAGGTCTGACGACGCTCGAAGAGATTCTCGGCAACACGAACGCCTGA
- a CDS encoding sulfurtransferase, whose product MTQTQSNYVKDVLVSTDWVEQHRGDPGLRLVEVDEDILLYETGHVEGAVKIDWQLDFWDPVMREFIQPDEFAGLLGRLGITPDTTVILYGDKSNWWAAYAFWFFQYNGHTNVKLMNGGRQKWVAEGRPLSTETPSVEPTQYPAGQRDESIRAYRDQVKAHIEKVRAGAGAMVDVRSPDEFSGKVTHMPNYPQEGVLRGGHIPGASNIPWAKTVNEDGTFKTPEELRALYEPQGVTPDKEVIAYCRIAERSSHSWFVLTQLLGYPKVSNYDGSWTEWGNAVGMPIEKTYVAE is encoded by the coding sequence ATGACGCAAACGCAATCGAACTACGTGAAGGACGTGCTCGTCTCGACCGACTGGGTCGAGCAGCATCGCGGCGATCCCGGGCTTCGCCTTGTCGAAGTGGACGAGGACATCTTGCTGTACGAGACGGGCCACGTCGAAGGTGCCGTCAAGATCGACTGGCAACTCGACTTCTGGGATCCCGTCATGCGCGAATTCATCCAACCCGACGAGTTCGCGGGACTCCTGGGACGCCTCGGCATCACGCCCGACACCACGGTGATCTTGTACGGTGACAAGAGCAACTGGTGGGCCGCGTACGCCTTCTGGTTCTTTCAATACAACGGGCACACCAACGTCAAGCTCATGAACGGCGGCCGCCAAAAGTGGGTCGCCGAAGGCCGCCCCCTCTCTACCGAGACGCCGAGCGTCGAGCCGACTCAGTACCCCGCCGGGCAACGTGACGAAAGCATCCGCGCGTACCGCGATCAAGTCAAGGCGCACATCGAGAAGGTCCGCGCGGGCGCGGGCGCCATGGTGGACGTGCGCAGCCCCGACGAATTCAGCGGTAAGGTCACGCACATGCCGAACTACCCGCAAGAAGGCGTGCTGCGCGGCGGTCACATTCCCGGTGCGAGCAACATTCCCTGGGCCAAGACGGTCAACGAGGACGGGACCTTCAAGACGCCCGAGGAACTGCGCGCGCTGTACGAGCCGCAAGGCGTCACGCCCGACAAGGAAGTCATCGCGTACTGCCGCATCGCCGAGCGCAGCAGCCACTCGTGGTTCGTCTTGACGCAACTTCTCGGGTACCCGAAGGTCTCGAACTACGACGGCTCGTGGACCGAGTGGGGCAACGCCGTCGGTATGCCCATCGAAAAGACGTACGTCGCAGAGTGA
- the pgeF gene encoding peptidoglycan editing factor PgeF: protein MWLFAPNLNVTHGFSTRHGGVSSGPFASLNLDDREDDAALVTANRERALRALDVDGRIVARLHQVHGTDVRVASPGIQEGDALVTDDPRFVLTIMTADCYPILLVDEAAGVVGAAHAGWRGTLGGVAARTVEAMEGMGARRERIVAAIGPGISAPRYPVGEDLARSFEGAFGEQVVRWRDGVPHLDLARANVSVLEGAGVEAARVWTCERCSTEPDFFSFRRDAGRTGRMWSVITPNPSLLMKEQPVE, encoded by the coding sequence ATGTGGCTTTTCGCGCCGAACTTGAACGTCACGCACGGCTTTTCTACGCGTCACGGCGGCGTGTCGAGCGGACCGTTCGCGTCTCTCAACCTCGATGACCGTGAGGATGACGCGGCGCTCGTGACCGCGAATCGCGAGCGCGCCCTGAGGGCGCTGGACGTGGACGGGCGGATCGTGGCCCGCTTGCATCAAGTGCACGGAACGGACGTGCGAGTGGCAAGTCCTGGCATCCAGGAGGGGGACGCGCTCGTGACCGACGATCCGCGCTTCGTGCTGACGATCATGACGGCCGACTGCTACCCGATTCTGCTGGTCGACGAAGCGGCGGGCGTCGTTGGGGCCGCGCACGCGGGCTGGCGAGGGACGCTCGGCGGGGTGGCGGCGAGAACGGTGGAGGCGATGGAAGGGATGGGAGCACGGCGAGAGCGGATCGTCGCGGCGATCGGTCCGGGCATTTCGGCGCCACGGTACCCGGTCGGGGAGGACTTGGCGCGTTCGTTCGAAGGAGCGTTCGGCGAACAGGTCGTGCGCTGGCGTGACGGCGTGCCGCACCTCGACCTCGCGCGCGCCAACGTGTCGGTGCTGGAAGGGGCGGGGGTGGAGGCGGCGCGGGTGTGGACGTGCGAACGCTGCTCGACCGAACCCGACTTCTTCTCGTTTCGGCGCGACGCTGGACGCACGGGAAGGATGTGGAGCGTCATCACGCCGAATCCTTCACTTCTTATGAAGGAGCAGCCCGTAGAATGA
- a CDS encoding enoyl-ACP reductase FabI — MIGIDLTGKTALVLGVTNARSLGWAIGEQLIKAGAKVAFSYQGERLRADIEKLAAPHSDTFTEQCDVTVEADLARLFERVREEFGGLDYIVHSVAFAPRPAMDGRFIDTTPEDWNTALSVSAYSLVSVARHAEPLLRDGGAIVTLTYYASQKVVPKYNVMGIAKAALEASTRYLAYELGKKNVRVNAISAGPMRTVAARSIPGFGSMYEKAAAMSMLGRNATQEEVGKLGLFLLSDLASGITGEVTYVDAGYNAMGMQLE; from the coding sequence ATGATCGGCATCGACCTCACCGGCAAGACGGCCCTCGTGCTCGGCGTGACGAACGCCCGCTCTCTCGGCTGGGCGATTGGCGAGCAGCTCATCAAGGCGGGCGCCAAGGTCGCCTTCAGCTACCAAGGCGAGCGTTTGCGCGCCGACATCGAAAAGCTCGCCGCGCCGCACTCCGACACCTTCACCGAGCAGTGCGACGTCACGGTCGAAGCGGACCTCGCACGACTGTTCGAACGCGTCCGAGAAGAGTTCGGCGGGCTCGACTACATCGTCCACTCCGTGGCGTTCGCGCCGAGACCGGCCATGGACGGCCGCTTCATCGACACGACGCCCGAAGACTGGAACACGGCCCTGAGCGTCTCCGCGTACAGCCTCGTGTCCGTCGCTCGGCATGCCGAGCCGCTCTTGCGTGACGGCGGCGCCATCGTCACCTTGACGTACTACGCCTCGCAAAAGGTCGTGCCGAAGTACAACGTCATGGGGATCGCCAAGGCTGCCCTGGAGGCGAGCACCCGCTACCTCGCGTACGAGCTCGGCAAGAAGAACGTCCGCGTCAACGCCATCAGCGCCGGCCCCATGCGCACGGTCGCCGCGCGAAGCATCCCCGGCTTCGGCAGCATGTACGAAAAGGCCGCCGCCATGAGCATGCTCGGTCGCAACGCCACCCAAGAGGAAGTCGGCAAACTCGGCCTCTTCCTGCTGTCCGACTTGGCGAGCGGCATCACGGGTGAAGTCACGTACGTCGACGCGGGCTACAACGCGATGGGCATGCAGTTGGAATAA
- a CDS encoding type IV pilus twitching motility protein PilT, producing the protein MMKPQGDITDILRVATDRGASDIILTVGLAPQFKIHGSFMSFDFGPLEGTDTRKLMYSMMNEKQQRTFEERRELDFSFALGGRARFRVNAFMQRGSVGGVMRLIPTQIKSAEDLDLPKTIVDVANSPRGLVLVTGPTGSGKSTTLAAMLDWINTNKKMHIVTIEDPIEFLHPHKNSIINQREVGGDTQDFSMALRAVLRQAPDVILVGEMRDYETIKAAVTAAETGHLVMGTLHTNSAPESIDRIVDVFPEEQQAQIRVQLANNLVAIMTQQLLPRLDQDGRVLAYELLIANPAVRALIREGKTYQITSVMQAGGQQGMVTMDAYLARLYRKRMISYDVGLERSVDAKEFARLVSDGTTGATTSTAAPRPAASTTTTQPSSTSNPYGRR; encoded by the coding sequence ATGATGAAGCCTCAAGGAGACATCACCGACATTTTGAGGGTCGCGACCGATCGGGGTGCCTCGGACATCATCTTGACGGTCGGCTTGGCGCCGCAGTTCAAGATCCACGGATCGTTCATGTCCTTCGACTTCGGTCCGCTCGAAGGAACGGATACCCGCAAGTTGATGTACTCGATGATGAACGAAAAGCAGCAGCGCACGTTCGAAGAGCGCCGCGAGCTCGACTTCTCGTTCGCCCTGGGCGGTCGAGCGCGCTTTCGCGTGAACGCCTTCATGCAGCGTGGCAGCGTCGGCGGCGTGATGCGTCTCATTCCGACGCAGATCAAAAGCGCCGAGGACCTCGACTTGCCGAAGACGATCGTCGACGTCGCGAATTCACCGCGCGGTTTGGTGCTCGTCACGGGCCCGACCGGTTCGGGCAAGTCCACGACGCTCGCCGCGATGCTCGATTGGATCAACACCAACAAGAAGATGCACATTGTCACGATCGAGGACCCGATCGAATTCTTGCATCCGCACAAAAACTCCATCATCAATCAGCGTGAAGTGGGCGGGGACACGCAAGATTTCAGCATGGCGTTGCGCGCGGTGTTGCGCCAAGCGCCCGACGTGATTCTCGTCGGAGAAATGCGCGACTACGAGACGATCAAGGCGGCCGTGACGGCGGCCGAAACGGGTCACCTCGTGATGGGGACGCTTCACACGAACTCGGCGCCCGAGTCCATCGACCGTATCGTGGACGTCTTTCCCGAAGAGCAGCAAGCGCAAATCCGCGTGCAACTCGCGAACAACCTCGTAGCGATCATGACGCAACAACTCCTGCCCCGCCTCGACCAAGACGGCCGCGTTCTCGCGTACGAGTTGCTCATCGCCAATCCGGCGGTGCGCGCGCTTATTCGCGAAGGCAAGACGTACCAGATCACGTCGGTGATGCAAGCCGGTGGGCAGCAGGGCATGGTGACGATGGACGCTTACCTGGCGCGTTTGTACCGCAAGCGGATGATCAGCTACGACGTCGGCTTGGAGCGCTCGGTGGACGCCAAGGAGTTCGCGCGGCTCGTGTCGGACGGAACGACCGGAGCGACCACATCGACCGCCGCTCCGCGTCCCGCGGCCTCGACGACAACGACGCAGCCCTCGTCGACGTCCAATCCGTACGGTCGACGCTGA